The genomic region TCAACGCCGGCTTCACGCCCCGCCGGGTGCGGGCGATGATGCCCCACATCCGCGAACTCGCCGGCCAGCTCATCGATGACGTCATCGACTCCGGCCACATCGATTTCGTCGAGCAGTTCGCCATCCACGTGCCCCTCATCATCATCTGCGAACTGATGGGACTCGATCCGGCCCAGCGCATGGACATGTACCGCTGGAGCGACCAGATGATGGCGGGCGACGGCCACGTCGACGGCGACGACCCGGTGCTGCTCGCGGCGGCCGAGGCCTTCGGCGAGTTCGCCGTGTTGTGCATGGGCCTCATCGCCGAGCGCCGCGAGGACCCCAAAGACGACCTCATCTCGATCCTCACCAAGGCCTACGACGAGGGCGGCCTCGAGCGTGAACACGAGAAGGTCTATCAGGGGGTCGACGACGCGACCCGCCAGGCGATGCTCGAAAAGTCGGCCCTCAACGACGACGAGCTGTTCGCGTTCCTCGCCGTGTTGATGGTCGCCGGCAACGAGACCACCCGCAACGCCATCACCGGCGGCCTGCTGGCGCTCAGCGAGTACCCCGAACAGAAGCAGTTGATGATCGACAACCTCTTCAACGACGAGTTCATGGACCCGGCGATCGAGGAGCTCATCCGCTACGTGACGCCGGTGCTCGGCTTCGTTCGCACGGTCGAACAGGACCACACCTATCGCAACACCGACCTCAAGAAGGGCGACCGCGTCCTGATGCTGTACGCGGCGGCGAACCGCGACGAGCGCGCCATTTCCAACCCGGACGTCTTGGACTTCCAGCGCCCGGAGAATCCGCACATGGCCTTCGGCATCGGCCCGCACTATTGCCTCGGGGCCAACCTCGCCCGAATGGAGGTCAAGCTGGTGTTCCAGGAACTGCTCTCCCGCATGCCCGACATCACCGTCCCCGCGGGCGCGAAGGTTCCCCGCGGCGAGTCCTCGCTCGTTCTCGCACTTCAGCACATGCCGGCCGATTTCACCGCCGGCGGGTGTCCGGTCGCCCACTGAGCCGACCCGGCCCCTGCCCGGCCCCTGCCCCACCCACCCGGGGCCGGGCAGGGGCCGCACCTTTGCCCGACAAACGGACCGCATGAGAGCCACCGCACCATGACTGACGACGTGACAACCTCCGGAGCCGGACGGCCGAACCAGCGCGAGTTCATCCTCGACACCGCGTTGCAGCTCATCGCCAACAACGGTGCGGCGAAGATGTCGATGCGCCAGTTGGCCAAACAGTGCGGCCTGAACGTCGCGGCGATCTATCACTACTTCGAGAGCAAGGATGCCCTGGTCAAGGCGGTCGTCGACGAGCGCCAGTACGGCGCCCGCATGGCCGAGATCGTCGAGGTCGACGCGTCGCTGTCGGCCGAGGACCGGCTGTTCGCGGTGTTCATGGTCATCTGGGACGGAGCGATCGCCGAGGAGGAGGTCTGGCGAATCCTCCTCGGCGAAGGCCTTCGTGGCGAGCCCTCGGTCA from Microthrixaceae bacterium harbors:
- a CDS encoding cytochrome P450 translates to MTSVFTPSSQAAGNPAAVDLSKIDFTDATVFDDPWDIYAALRELDHLHYDAINDLYIAPRHEDIFHISRNNDIYVSRYGVRPKIAGDMSIITLDGPEHIATRRLINAGFTPRRVRAMMPHIRELAGQLIDDVIDSGHIDFVEQFAIHVPLIIICELMGLDPAQRMDMYRWSDQMMAGDGHVDGDDPVLLAAAEAFGEFAVLCMGLIAERREDPKDDLISILTKAYDEGGLEREHEKVYQGVDDATRQAMLEKSALNDDELFAFLAVLMVAGNETTRNAITGGLLALSEYPEQKQLMIDNLFNDEFMDPAIEELIRYVTPVLGFVRTVEQDHTYRNTDLKKGDRVLMLYAAANRDERAISNPDVLDFQRPENPHMAFGIGPHYCLGANLARMEVKLVFQELLSRMPDITVPAGAKVPRGESSLVLALQHMPADFTAGGCPVAH
- a CDS encoding TetR/AcrR family transcriptional regulator encodes the protein MTDDVTTSGAGRPNQREFILDTALQLIANNGAAKMSMRQLAKQCGLNVAAIYHYFESKDALVKAVVDERQYGARMAEIVEVDASLSAEDRLFAVFMVIWDGAIAEEEVWRILLGEGLRGEPSVMVVGRDLIETISPALTEWIGRSIPELPNSEAIASLLAGQMFTGFIRHIFEPELDTAVIGKEQGNALVTAIFAGR